A single window of Pseudophryne corroboree isolate aPseCor3 chromosome 5, aPseCor3.hap2, whole genome shotgun sequence DNA harbors:
- the KLHL38 gene encoding kelch-like protein 38, translated as MVDETREVLLFHDEDLSCGLLRQLNQLRQANLLTDVIISTDDCEFPCHRNVLVSSSPYFKAMFCNNFRESGQARVTLMGIDSETLHQIITYVYTGEILITLHNVFQLIQGASLLQYEKLLGTCFKFLQDQMTPQNCLSMIRLSDFFNCENLKEKARQIALQCFKEVSISEDLKDLCVSELLDYLGDDDLCGEEEQVFETLMAWIRHDVEGRKCYTQELFEKVRLQYVHPTFLFHFIASDALIQSSMACRTMLEHACTVLFSLNANISPDIKPMWHAPRRFSHQEFLVNVGGRKDSQQTTRDVLLYNEKANQWLRLAKLPLRLHKASSVGLHGNVYVLGGLSISNKGNIVTSSVYILSLKLNQWRKGESMLVPRYSHRSVGYRNYIFSIGGIGEKQEILSSVERFDSIYNAWKTMSSMPVAVLHPAVAAKDQRIYLFGGEDVKQNPVRLIQVYHIARNMWFRMETRMVKNVCAPAVVVGDKIIIIGGYTRRIIAYDLTQNTFVKCADMKDRRMHHGATVLQNKIYVTGGRCLNVDNTIEDSDSFDCYDPDTDTWTSKGKLPNRLFDHGCLTLQCIPTHLH; from the exons ATGGTTGACGAAACGCGTGAGGTCTTACTCTTCCATGATGAAGATCTCTCCTGTGGTTTGCTCAGGCAGCTGAATCAACTGAGACAAGCCAACCTACTGACCGATGTTATCATCAGCACAGATGACTGTGAATTTCCTTGTCATCGGAATGTCCTGGTCTCCAGTAGCCCTTACTTCAAAGCAATGTTCTGCAACAATTTTAGAGAAAGTGGCCAGGCTAGAGTGACTTTGATGGGTATTGATTCAGAAACTCTTCACCAGATAATTACCTATGTTTACACTGGAGAAATCCTCATAACGCTGCACAATGTCTTTCAACTCATTCAAGGTGCATCGCTGCTACAGTATGAAAAATTACTGGGGACCTGCTTTAAGTTCCTTCAGGACCAAATGACTCCTCAAAACTGCTTAAGTATGATTCGTCTTTCTGATTTCTTTAATTGCGAGAACCTCAAGGAGAAAGCTAGGCAAATTGCACTGCAGTGCTTCAAAGAAGTATCCATTTCAGAAGACCTGAAGGACCTTTGTGTCTCAGAGTTGCTTGACTATCTAGGAGACGATGATCTTTGTGGTGAAGAGGAACAAGTATTTGAGACTCTGATGGCATGGATCCGACATGACGTTGAGGGGAGAAAGTGTTATACGCAAGAACTATTTGAAAAGGTCAGGCTTCAGTATGTCCACCCAACGTTCCTCTTCCATTTCATAGCCAGTGACGCTCTTATCCAGTCTTCCATGGCTTGCCGAACCATGCTGGAACATGCATGCACAGTATTATTCTCTCTCAACGCAAACATTTCTCCAGATATTAAGCCCATGTGGCATGCCCCACGTCGCTTTTCCCACCAGGAGTTCCTTGTTAATGTTGGAGGCCGGAAAGACAGCCAGCAGACAACCAGGGATGTCTTGTTGTACAACGAGAAAGCCAACCAGTGGTTGAGGCTTGCCAAGCTCCCGCTGCGCTTACACAAAGCTTCCTCTGTCGGGTTGCATGGTAATGTGTATGTCCTGGGGGGGCTGTCCATTAGTAACAAGGGAAACATAGTTACCTCGAGTGTATATATTCTGTCTCTCAAATTAAATCAGTGGCGCAAAGGAGAATCCATGTTGGTTCCAAGGTATTCTCACAGAAGTGTAGGATACAGAAACTATATATTCTCCATAGGAGGAATTGGCGAAAAACAGGAAATTCTGAGCTCGGTGGAGAGGTTTGACAGCATATATAATGCCTGGAAGACCATGTCTAGTATGCCGGTTGCCGTCCTTCATCCGGCAGTAGCTGCCAAAGACCAAAGAATCTACCTTTTTGGTGGAGAGGATGTGAAGCAAAATCCTGTCCGGCTTATACAG GTTTACCACATTGCCCGAAACATGTGGTTCAGGATGGAGACCAGGATGGTAAAAAATGTGTGCGCCCCGGCGGTTGTCGTAGGTGACAAGATTATCATAATCGGAG GTTACACAAGAAGAATAATTGCGTATGATCTGACACAAAACACCTTTGTCAAATGCGCCGACATGAAGGACAGACGGATGCACCACGGCGCCACAGTCCTGCAAAATAAAATTTATGTGACGGGTGGCCGGTGCCTGAACGTGGACAATACCATCGAGGACTCAGATTCCTTTGACTGCTATGACCCTGACACAGACACATGGACCTCCAAAGGGAAACTACCTAATAGATTGTTTGACCATGGGTGTCTTACTCTGCAATGTATTCCAACACATTTACACTGA